The Mariprofundus ferrinatatus DNA window ATTATTTCCAGTTATGATATTCCATTTGCTGCGGTGAATGTGTTACTCAGTGAAGAGGTGCGTCAGGGCATCAAGGACTATTCGAACTGGCCGACGATTCCCCAGCTCTACATCAGCGGCGAATTCATCGGCGGTTGCGATATTGTGTCGGAGATGCAGGAGAATGGTGAGCTGGCAGAACTTCTGGAACCTCTTAAAAAAGAGGCGTAAGGTATCAGCTCAAGCCGATCTGGCAGGAGCCGCGACTTGATATTTTACCTAATCTGAGTTATAACAAGGATGTTGATGGCACTCTATGTTTGTTTCAATCACGACTTCTCAAGCGGTTCTTCTCCGCAGCAGCAACACTACAACCTGAACGATACTGTTTTTGTACAGGCGTTGACTAATTATTGATGGATACCCGGCTTACTCATAAACTGGGACAAAGACTCTCACTGACCCCTCAGCTCACTCAGAGCCTCAAGGTGCTGGCCATGAACAGCATCGAACTTGAGCACTATCTGGAGGAGTCGGTCGAGAGCAATCCCCTGTTGGAGGTAGATCAGGAGTCGTTCACCCCGGACGAGGCCGGTGCACAGCAGCGTGCGCTCGAAATGGATGAGCAGGAGCAGTGGAAGGAGCAGGGGGACAACCGCTGGGAGACGATGTACTCCAGCTCCACTCGCGATGACATGCCTGATCGTGAACAGATGTGGCAGGATGAGTTAAGCCTTGGCGACTCGCTACATGAGCAGGTGGATCGGGAGCCTATGGATGATGTCGATCGCGAGATTGCCCATGTCATTATCGATTCGCTTGATGATGATGGTTACTTCCGCAACGATCCTGCTGAATTTGCTGAAGAAATGTCGGAGTTGCCCGGTATCGATGGTGAAAGGGTTGAAAAGGTGCTTGTCGAAGTGGTGCATCAGCTTGAGCCGGCCGGGCTTGGCGCACGGGATTTGACCGAATGCCTGTTGCTGCAGCTCGAGGATGATTCGGAAATCGATCTTTTGGTGCGGCGTCTCCTGCTGCACTTTCCTCAGGATCTTTTTGCTTCGGATTCAGAGCTTGCCAGGATGGCCGGCAGCACGGAAGAGCTTATTGCTCAGGCCCGGCTTCGCATGCGCCGCCTTGATCCTTTTCCCGGCCACGGTATGCGCGGCGATAACAACTTTTATGTGCATCCCGAGATTATCTTTCGCCGCACCAACAGCAACGAGATCGAGGTGGAGGTGCCAACATCGGGATGGCGCGGCATCCGCCTGAATGAGCAGTGGCAGGGGCATGAGTGGACCGGCAAGGACAAGGAGTTTATGGCCGAAGCGATGAAAGAGGCCAAGTGGCTCCTGCAAGCGCTTGATCAGCGTAGCGAAACATTGATGAAAGTGGCAATCTGTCTCGCTCAGCGGCAGCGGGCATTCCTTGAGTATGGAATGTTAGGGTTGAAGCCGTTGACGCTTCAGGATGTGGCCGATGAGGTCGGTTTGCACGAGTCGACGATTTCGCGTGTTACCAACGGCAAGTATGCCGATACACCTGTAGGGCTGGTTGAGTTGCGACGCTTTTTCTCGGCCGGTCTTCCAACGCGTGGCGGCGGTACCATTTCAGTGTATCGTGTTCAGCAGCGTGTAAGAGCGCTGATTGGATCGGAGCCACCCGGCAAGCCGATTTCCGATCAGGCGATTGCCGAGCGACTGCAGGCGGAGGGGATCGAAATCGCCCGCAGAACCGTGGCGAAGTATCGCGAACAGTTAGGGCTGCCTCCGAGCAGCCAGCGGCGGCGTGCCGCATCATCACGCTGAGACTGGCCGTCAGGTCAGTCGACCGGCTCCGGGAATTTTTCTGGTAGCCGGACACAAGGAGGGACTACAGGAGAATCCCTTCTGAAAGTAGCGAGACCATGGATGGACTTTCTACTATTATTCATTCCAATGCGGAGGTAACACCATGCAAGTATCCATTACCGGACGTCATGTAGAACTCACGGAACCGCTCAAGGCGTATGTGAACGATAAGCTGCAACACCTGAAACACTCATTCGACCATGTCGTAGATGTTCATGTTGTACTGTCGGTCGAGAAGTTTCGCCAGCGCTGTGAGGTTGGCATGCAGGCCAGTGGAGTCAATATCCACGGCAGCCACGAGACGGAGGATATGTATGCATCGATTGACGGGGTTGTCGACAAGCTGAATCGTCAGCTCAAGCGCTATCGTGCAAAACTTCGCCGGCACCAGAATGGCGGCCAGCGCGAGGGTCGTGAGATCAAGGTCTCTCACCGCGTTCTGGATATTGCACACGACAAAGAGGAGCTGACAGAAGACCACCAGCCTGAAACATTGCGTCATGAGCAGATCGAAGCCAAACCGATGAGCGTAGATGAGGCTGTGATGCAGCTTGAGCTTGGCAGTCGCGACCTGCTTTTCTTCACCAACGGCCAGACCGAACAGCTGAATGCAATCTACCGCAGGCCTGATGGCGCGCTCAGCTGGATCGAGCCGGAAGCTGCCTGATCGTCGGCGAGAGTAAGAGAGTCGTGGAGTTGCTTACAGCCGAGCATGTCATGCTCGATTCAGAGGCGCGTGGTAAGCGGGCTTTAATCACCGAGCTGGCCCATATGCTGACCTCCATCGACCCGGACAGGGTGATGGAGGTCGTCATGGCCCGCGAACAGCTCGGCAGTACCGGTATCGGCCACGGTGTCGCTATTCCTCACGGGCGCATGCCCGACCTTAACCTTCCCATTCTGGCGCTGGCCCGTCACCCGGAAGGGGTCGACTTCGACTCGATTGACAGTGAACCGGTGCATATTGCCGTGCTGTTGCTGGTGCCCGATTCGGATGATCGCCAGCATCTGGAACTGCTGGCCCAGCTGGCCAGGACACTGCAGCAGAAGAGCATTCGGGATGAGGTGATGGCGGCAGACAGCAGTGAAAAAATAGCTGCCATTTTCTCAAGTCGGGTAAGGCTCTCATAATGGCTCAGGCCCGCCGTATCACGATTCGTGAACTGCTGGCCGCACAGGGTGAGATTGCCAGGATGCGCCTGCTGGTCGGCGAGGCGGGGCTCGATCGTTACATCGATCACCCGAGAATGCAGAAGCCGTCGCTCGCTTTTGCAGGGTTTATCGACAATTTGAGTGATTATCGTCTGCAGGTGGTTGGCAAAACCGAACTCGATTATCTGGCTACCCGAAGTACGGAAGAGCAGAAGAAGGCGGTTGACGCCGTCTTTGATCTTCGTCTTGCCGGTGTTGTCATCACTCGAGGACAGGAGCCGCCGGCGATTATTCTTGAAGCAGCCAGGCGAACCGATACGCCGTTGCTGGTTTCCGAACTGCCCAGTTCGACCTTCATGACCAACATGATGTTATATCTTTCACAGCGTCTTGCGCCTGTGGTCTATCAGCATGGTGTCTACATGGATATTTTCGGGCTGGGGGTGCTGATTACCGGCTCCAGCGGCATCGGCAAGAGCGAGGTGGGGCTGGAGCTGATCAGTCGCGGCAGTCGTCTGATTGCCGATGATATGGTTGAGTTTTCGAGGAAGGGGCCCACCGCCATTGTCGGTCGCAGCCCCGACACCTTGCGTTATCACATGGAGATTCGCGGCCTCGGTATCCTCAATATCCGTGACCTCTACGGTGCAGCAGCGATTACCGATGCCAAACGGCTCAGCCTTGTCGTTGAACTTGTGCCCTGGGATCAGGTGGCAGCCGAGGATCGTGTGCTTGGCGAGGACAGCGAAACCGAAATTCTCGAGGTGTCAATTGCCCGCGTACCGATCCCGATCCGGACCGGCCGCTCGCTTGCCGTGCTTGTTGAGGTCGCGGCGCGTAACCAGTTGCTCAAACAGCGGGGCATTCACAGCGGCGAGGCATTTGTGAAATCACTGCAGGAACGGATCAGGAAGGGCAGTTAAGTGATTCTGATCAGTGGCCTCTCCGGTGCTGGCAAGAGTACTGTTCTGCATGCGCTGGAAGATGCGGGGTACTTCTGCACCGATAATCTGCCGCTGGAGATGCTGCGCGACTGGTCGATGATCATGCGGCTGCGCAAACGCCCGGCCGCCGTCTGTCTTGATGCCCGCAGCGGTTTTACAGCGCACGCTATCCGGGTCACAATCCAAGAGACGCTGGCCGAAGAGGATTGGAGGCTGCTTTTCATTGAGGCGGAGGATGAGGTGTTGCGTCGCCGTTTCTCCACGGTAAAGCGGCGCCACCCGTTTCCGGGAGGCGTGGATATCATGGACTCGATCCGCCTGGAGCGTGAAAGCCTGATGCCGATCCGCAATATTGCAGACCTTGTTCTCGACAGCTCCCATCTTACCCCCTACGAACTTGCCGAGCGTGCTGAAGAGTTCTGGCAGAAGCCGGAGGTGCAAAGAGAACGAATGCACTGCACAATGATGTCATTCAGCTACAAGCATGGCCTGCCATCGATGGCTGACGTGGTGTTCGACATGCGCTTCCTGCCCAACCCCCACTATGTTCCTGAACTGGCCCAGCAGACCGGCCGCGATGGCGAAGTGATCGAATTTCTGGAAGCCCGCGAGGAGGTTGGTGAAGCGGAGAAGCATATCCGGCAGTGGCTCGGCTTTGCCTGGCCGATGATTCGCAAGGAGCGAAAACAGTATTTTACTGTCGCATTCGGCTGCAGCGGCGGACGCCACCGCTCCGTATATATGGCCGAAAAGATAGCCGACTGGCTGGCCCGCGAGGAGATGGCCCTGCCTGTGATTCAGCACCGGGAGCTGAGCATTGTCGAGCGCAGGCATGTTGAACAGAAAGGAGAGGAATCGTGATCGGGATTGTCGTGATTGGCCATGCCTCTATTGCTTCTGAAATGCGTAAAGCGCTGGAGCACGTGGTGGGCGAGCAGTCGTTAATTGAGACGCTGGATGTGGTTGCCGGGGATTCTCCCGAGCAGCTTTCTAAAACACTGCGCGCAATGATCCGCGGATGCGATGTCGGTGAGGGTGTTCTGCTGCTGGCGGATATGTTTGGCGGTACGCCCTGCAATGTGGCGATGGGCGCGCTGGAGAAGGGGCGCGTCGAGGTGGTGTCGGGATTCAATCTGCCGCTGCTGATCAAGGCTGCGACACTGCGCAATACGGTTCATGATCTCTCTGAATTCGCCGCTCAGGTGGTGGAGTCTGGCAGGCTCTATATGCGTGTTGCCCCGCGCCTGGATGAGAGCCGTAATGGCTGAGCGCTATATCCGAATTCGAAACAAGCTGGGGCTGCATGCGCGTGCCTCTGCCAAACTGGCAACCGAGGCCGGACGCTTCAAAAGCGAGGTGATGTTGATCAGGGATGAGATCGAGGTGAACTGTAAAAGCATCATGGGTATCATGATGCTGGCTGCCTGCAAGGGTACAGAACTGATGCTTCGTGCTGATGGCGATGATGCGGATGTTGCGCTCGATGCCATTGAAGCACTGGTCAACGACCGCTTCGGCGAGGGCGAATAGCGTTGTCTTCCGAGGCGCTGCCTTCACCAGCTCCCAGGCGAGAGGGCAGGGCTGTTGCTTCGAGCTCAGGCATTGTTATCGGGCGTGTCCAGAAGCTGCTCTACGGTAGAAAGCCGATACCGGAACGTGAGATAGAGGCTGCACAGACCAGAGTGGAAGTGCAGCG harbors:
- the grxD gene encoding Grx4 family monothiol glutaredoxin → MSETVLQQIDKVVKENDIVLFMKGTPDFPQCGFSQRVAAIISSYDIPFAAVNVLLSEEVRQGIKDYSNWPTIPQLYISGEFIGGCDIVSEMQENGELAELLEPLKKEA
- the rpoN gene encoding RNA polymerase factor sigma-54, which encodes MDTRLTHKLGQRLSLTPQLTQSLKVLAMNSIELEHYLEESVESNPLLEVDQESFTPDEAGAQQRALEMDEQEQWKEQGDNRWETMYSSSTRDDMPDREQMWQDELSLGDSLHEQVDREPMDDVDREIAHVIIDSLDDDGYFRNDPAEFAEEMSELPGIDGERVEKVLVEVVHQLEPAGLGARDLTECLLLQLEDDSEIDLLVRRLLLHFPQDLFASDSELARMAGSTEELIAQARLRMRRLDPFPGHGMRGDNNFYVHPEIIFRRTNSNEIEVEVPTSGWRGIRLNEQWQGHEWTGKDKEFMAEAMKEAKWLLQALDQRSETLMKVAICLAQRQRAFLEYGMLGLKPLTLQDVADEVGLHESTISRVTNGKYADTPVGLVELRRFFSAGLPTRGGGTISVYRVQQRVRALIGSEPPGKPISDQAIAERLQAEGIEIARRTVAKYREQLGLPPSSQRRRAASSR
- the hpf gene encoding ribosome hibernation-promoting factor, HPF/YfiA family, producing MQVSITGRHVELTEPLKAYVNDKLQHLKHSFDHVVDVHVVLSVEKFRQRCEVGMQASGVNIHGSHETEDMYASIDGVVDKLNRQLKRYRAKLRRHQNGGQREGREIKVSHRVLDIAHDKEELTEDHQPETLRHEQIEAKPMSVDEAVMQLELGSRDLLFFTNGQTEQLNAIYRRPDGALSWIEPEAA
- a CDS encoding PTS sugar transporter subunit IIA, which translates into the protein MELLTAEHVMLDSEARGKRALITELAHMLTSIDPDRVMEVVMAREQLGSTGIGHGVAIPHGRMPDLNLPILALARHPEGVDFDSIDSEPVHIAVLLLVPDSDDRQHLELLAQLARTLQQKSIRDEVMAADSSEKIAAIFSSRVRLS
- the hprK gene encoding HPr(Ser) kinase/phosphatase; amino-acid sequence: MAQARRITIRELLAAQGEIARMRLLVGEAGLDRYIDHPRMQKPSLAFAGFIDNLSDYRLQVVGKTELDYLATRSTEEQKKAVDAVFDLRLAGVVITRGQEPPAIILEAARRTDTPLLVSELPSSTFMTNMMLYLSQRLAPVVYQHGVYMDIFGLGVLITGSSGIGKSEVGLELISRGSRLIADDMVEFSRKGPTAIVGRSPDTLRYHMEIRGLGILNIRDLYGAAAITDAKRLSLVVELVPWDQVAAEDRVLGEDSETEILEVSIARVPIPIRTGRSLAVLVEVAARNQLLKQRGIHSGEAFVKSLQERIRKGS
- the rapZ gene encoding RNase adapter RapZ, translating into MILISGLSGAGKSTVLHALEDAGYFCTDNLPLEMLRDWSMIMRLRKRPAAVCLDARSGFTAHAIRVTIQETLAEEDWRLLFIEAEDEVLRRRFSTVKRRHPFPGGVDIMDSIRLERESLMPIRNIADLVLDSSHLTPYELAERAEEFWQKPEVQRERMHCTMMSFSYKHGLPSMADVVFDMRFLPNPHYVPELAQQTGRDGEVIEFLEAREEVGEAEKHIRQWLGFAWPMIRKERKQYFTVAFGCSGGRHRSVYMAEKIADWLAREEMALPVIQHRELSIVERRHVEQKGEES
- a CDS encoding PTS sugar transporter subunit IIA, which translates into the protein MIGIVVIGHASIASEMRKALEHVVGEQSLIETLDVVAGDSPEQLSKTLRAMIRGCDVGEGVLLLADMFGGTPCNVAMGALEKGRVEVVSGFNLPLLIKAATLRNTVHDLSEFAAQVVESGRLYMRVAPRLDESRNG
- a CDS encoding HPr family phosphocarrier protein codes for the protein MAERYIRIRNKLGLHARASAKLATEAGRFKSEVMLIRDEIEVNCKSIMGIMMLAACKGTELMLRADGDDADVALDAIEALVNDRFGEGE